The stretch of DNA taaattgtagaaaagtaaaataaatatattagaatcaaaactaattcgtacttaaaaaaaattaacaggtaagattttgaaaaccaaatcaaataaaatttacagctacaaattttatttaaaaaaaattccaccagttaaaattattacagacaagaaaaggaagccacaaaaaaaacaataaatattatttttaaagagactttttaaaaattttactagctatatttagttgctcttttttacatgttagtagTGATTATGTTTAGTTGACAAATGTTTAAACAATTGTATTCATTACATACAAAGGTTTTATTGACAGAGTTTCactaaacatttttaaaatacaaaagttttaatataaacTAACCAAActtttaatcacaaactattataaataacataataataaaataagttattacaaatttttattaaaaaatgtttagcCCGCGGTTTTctgcgggttagtacctagttaaCCATGACGATCGAGATGAACTTTTGCTCGATACAGATCGGTTTActttttggtttagttggttaacATATGTGTATTTAATTTATGATTCAGCTAACATAGTGTGACGGACGTTTTCACTAAAacctaattttcttttattttttttaaaaggaaacaaTTAATTAAACCCTTTTTAGCGAAAATAGTTCaggtgatttttagggttcaaaaaaaggaaaaaggagaGCTGAGGCTAaagtctctatatatatactctacTTATACAGTATACATTGTTTCTCAACACAGCAGTCACAACACGCAAACAcgataaactaaaaaaactcagttttgtaatttgatcgtctctctctctggttttgtaatttgatcTCTCGAAGTCGAAAACATCGATCAATAACAATGGGTGGCTTGAAGAGGAAGATTGATACAGAGAAGAAGGTAGAGGGGAAAAAACCACGAGCGGTTACATTCTCGAAACGTCGGAAGGGCCTTTTCAGCAAAGCCGCAGAGCTTTGTCTTCTCTCCGACGCTCAGATTGCAATCTTAGCTACTCCGGTTTCGTCTAATTCACACAACTCTTTCTACACTTTTGGACACTCCTCTGTCGATAGCGTTGTCGCTGCTTTCCTCGCTGGTCAGACTCCGACTCGGGATGACGTACTCGACGATGAtgaaaagttagggttttggtgggaaGACGAGAGTCTCGCCAATTCGGAGAATGCGGAGGAATTGGGCGACGCGATTGATTCAATGAAGAGGATGTTACACGATCTCAAGGAGTTGCAAAGAGATCATCAACACGTACTAGTGGAgaaggacaacaacaacaacaatgcttcttcttttactttacgTGGAAACGACGACGTGGGTGAAGGATGCAGCAACTTTGATCAAATATTTGATTCGGTTGATGATGAGACTCAATCTCAAGTTATGCCCATGATCAATTTGGACGACGACgacttcttctcttctgattTCTTCAATGAAATTGATATTGATGCTCTTTATTATGCATCTACAAACTTTTAATTCCTAAATACACTTCTCACTACTAATATCTAGTATTCTCTGTTCTGTATTTCTCTGCACTGCACTGTAATATCTAGCTGCTATATGGTatttgttttaggggttaatctAAAATGTATTTAGAATATGATGAACTTGTTGGTTTATACTGAATAATATATAGATGAGAGAGATGGTAACATCCAAGACTacttttagcttcttttttttcactcttGTTTTCCCATATTTCTTTGTCAAACTGTATGAATAAACGCACCACAAGGATGCTACTTTCTCCTGAAGCCGCCATTCTTAAAATATCAACACAACAGAGTAGAAGAAGCATTAATGTAACTTACTCCCTCCCAGNGTTTGGACACTCCTCTATGGATAGCGTTGTCGCTGCTTTCCTCGCTGGTCAGACTCCGACTCGGGATGACGTACTCGACGATGatgaaaaattagggttttggtgggaaGACGAGAGTCTCGCCAATTCGGAGAATGCGGAGGAATTGGGCGACGCGATTGATTCAATGAAGAGGATGTTACAAGATCTCAAGCAGTTGCAAAGAGATCATCAACACGTCGTCGTGGAGAatgagaacaacaacaacaacaacaatgcttCTTTTACTTTACGTGGAAACGACGACGTAGGTGAAGGATGCAGCAACTTTGATCAAATATTTGATTCTGAGGTTCATGAATCTCAATCTCAAGTTATGCCCATGATCAATTTGGACGACGACGacttcttttcttctgatttct from Camelina sativa cultivar DH55 chromosome 9, Cs, whole genome shotgun sequence encodes:
- the LOC104715436 gene encoding agamous-like MADS-box protein AGL97, giving the protein MDSVVAAFLAGQTPTRDDVLDDDEKLGFWWEDESLANSENAEELGDAIDSMKRMLQDLKQLQRDHQHVVVENENNNNNNNASFTLRGNDDVGEGCSNFDQIFDSEVHESQSQVMPMINLDDDDFFSSDFFNDIDIDALYASINF
- the LOC104715435 gene encoding agamous-like MADS-box protein AGL97 yields the protein MGGLKRKIDTEKKVEGKKPRAVTFSKRRKGLFSKAAELCLLSDAQIAILATPVSSNSHNSFYTFGHSSVDSVVAAFLAGQTPTRDDVLDDDEKLGFWWEDESLANSENAEELGDAIDSMKRMLHDLKELQRDHQHVLVEKDNNNNNASSFTLRGNDDVGEGCSNFDQIFDSVDDETQSQVMPMINLDDDDFFSSDFFNEIDIDALYYASTNF